Proteins encoded in a region of the Salmo trutta chromosome 34, fSalTru1.1, whole genome shotgun sequence genome:
- the LOC115173385 gene encoding free fatty acid receptor 3, which translates to MLTVPTNMRPADDISCSFALFVYITTFLIGVPANILAFCTFCQKVRRKPAPIDILLLNLTISDLIFLAFLPFKMKEAVDDMNWNLPYFLCPVTGFLFFSTIYNSTLLLTAVSVERFLSVAYPVRFTAPGRVVHAQLACVVFWILSLAHCSVVFVMQLDKDADNATCYGNFSDVQLITLLPVRLEMSLVLFCVPFLISTFCYVNFIRILSRLPNISQHRRLRAIGLALGTLLVFTLCFGPYNVSHMVGIMQNKVPTWRNNAILLTTLNACLDPIIFYFSSSDVRSTLSLCLKRIKAKLNPKATAAHAGTTPDPMDSTHSSSQRFVAAAESGTNYTPR; encoded by the coding sequence ATGCTAACAGTACCTACCAATATGAGGCCAGCAGATGACATTTCATGCAGCTTTGCGCTGTTCGTCTACATCACCACCTTCCTGATCGGAGTACCTGCCAACATCCTGGCATTCTGCACCTTTTGCCAAAAGGTGCGTCGCAAACCTGCCCCCATCGACATCCTGCTTCTCAACCTGACTATCTCCGACCTCATCTTCCTTGCTTTCCTGCCCTTCAAGATGAAGGAGGCTGTTGATGACATGAACTGGAACCTCCCTTACTTCCTGTGTCCAGTCACTGGTTTCCTGTTTTTCTCCACTATCTACAACAGCACTCTCCTCCTGACCGCGGTGAGTGTGGAGCGCTTCCTCAGCGTTGCGTATCCCGTAAGGTTCACAGCACCAGGCAGGGTTGTCCACGCACAGTTGGCCTGTGTAGTTTTCTGGATTCTGTCCCTTGCACACTGCAGTGTTGTCTTCGTAATGCAATTAGACAAAGATGCCGACAACGCTACCTGCTATGGGAATTTCAGTGATGTCCAGCTTATTACCCTTCTCCCGGTACGCTTAGAGATGTCCCTGGTTCTCTTCTGTGTACCCTTCCTGATCAGCACCTTCTGCTATGTCAACTTCATCCGTATCCTGTCTAGGCTTCCCAACATCAGCCAGCACCGGCGCCTGCGTGCCATCGGGCTGGCGTTGGGGACTCTGCTAGTGTTCACCCTCTGCTTTGGACCCTACAACGTGTCCCATATGGTGGGGATCATGCAGAATAAAGTCCCTACTTGGCGCAACAATGCCATTCTGCTCACCACCTTAAATGCCTGTCTGGACCCCATCAtcttctacttctcctcctcaGATGTTAGGAGCACTCTCAGCCTCTGCCTGAAGCGAATCAAGGCTAAGCTCAATCCAAAGGCCACAGCTGCCCATGCTGGTACTACACCAGACCCTATGGACTCCACCCATTCGTCCAGCCAGAGGTTTGTCGCTGCTGCGGAAAGCGGGACAAATTACACCCCACGATGA
- the LOC115173143 gene encoding free fatty acid receptor 2 has translation MQVPVKDCVSLTVYSFTFLLGLPSNLLVLFVYVRKARKRGATPNVVYALNLCLANLALVAWLPVKALETFLQDWALPSLLCPVYSFFLFSSIYGSCLFLTAVTVGRYLSIAFPISYKLYRRGRISCFISAALWAVVLLHVSLGLVAEGGGGFVSTSSHNVSVCFENFTQDQLDLLLPLRLEMALLLFLMPLAITAFCTLRCVALVWRSCLPVLGKRRVLAVALSTLAVFVVCYAPYNASHIVGFVLQENVHWRTEAMLSSACNVFLEPVVMLMLSPATPRGLMGRLCGRPSRYSRTEGRHCSKTITRDPLANVRGVASLTDRREQTFPS, from the coding sequence ATGCAAGTGCCCGTCAAGGACTGTGTCTCCCTGACGGTCTACTCCTTCACATTCCTGCTGGGCCTCCCCTCCAACCTGCTGGTGCTCTTCGTGTACGTCCGCAAGGCACGCAAGCGGGGTGCCACGCCCAACGTGGTATACGCACTCAACCTCTGCTTGGCTAACCTTGCACTGGTGGCCTGGCTGCCCGTCAAGGCCCTGGAGACTTTCCTCCAGGACTGGGCTCTTCCATCGCTCCTCTGTCCCGTCTACAGCTTCTTCTTGTTCTCCTCGATCTACGGCAGCTGCCTCTTCCTCACGGCCGTGACGGTGGGCCGCTACCTCAGCATCGCCTTTCCCATCAGCTACAAGCTGTACCGGCGGGGCCGCATCTCCTGCTTCATCAGCGCTGCCCTCTGGGCAGTGGTACTGTTGCACGTGAGTCTGGGCCTGGTGGCAGAAGGCGGGGGCGGCTTCGTGTCCACCTCCAGCCATAATGTGTCGGTCTGCTTCGAGAACTTcacccaggaccagctggacCTGCTGCTGCCATTGCGCCTGGAGATGGCGCTCCTCCTCTTCCTAATGCCACTGGCCATTACCGCTTTCTGCACGCTGCGCTGCGTAGCCCTGGTGTGGCGGTCCTGCTTGCCCGTCCTGGGAAAGAGGCGCGTCCTGGCCGTGGCCCTTTCCACGCTGGCTGTGTTTGTGGTTTGCTACGCGCCCTACAACGCCTCACACATTGTGGGCTTTGTGCTGCAGGAGAACGTCCACTGGAGGACTGAGGCCATGCTGTCTAGTGCCTGTAACGTCTTCCTGGAGCCTGTAGTCATGCTGATGCTCTCCCCGGCAACGCCCCGTGGCCTCATGGGAAGGCTCTGTGGAAGGCCCAGCAGATACAGCCGGACAGAGGGGCGCCATTGTAGCAAAACCATCACACGGGACCCTCTGGCTAATGTGAGGGGAGTGGCGTCACTGACCGACAGACGGGAGCAAACATTTCCAAGTTAA